Genomic window (Drosophila sulfurigaster albostrigata strain 15112-1811.04 chromosome 2R, ASM2355843v2, whole genome shotgun sequence):
CAGACAGTATTTAATTCAGAGAATAAGTATACGTAAGTGATCGAATATGAAATCGAGTATAGGCTAATGTATGTGCTATTATTTCATTCAGAAATCAAGTATACACAAAACCGTCAGTCGATTTAGTTTATGAGTaagaaaaacatatattttaattgatttatcaAAACATTATAGAAAGAAAactgcatttttttaaatttgataattattaACAAATCAGTGAATTTGTTTGTAGTTATTCATTTCGTTGCAAATCAGCAATAAACCTTTAGCATTAATTTTCTTGCATTCTTTCTCAGATTCAGAATTTGTAAGCTAGTAATACGTATCTATTCGATTTTAAAGTAATctgaataataaaacaaaatcaattatttcatttagaaatcaagtatacgccaaTCTGAGAGTCGATTTAGTTAATGAGTAAACAAAACAGTCGTTTTAGCTAAAGAGTAATGCGTAAACAAAAcagatatttttttatttatttgaaaattgtagaagAAAAATTGGTTTGCTAAATTTGTTTCTAATTTTTCACTCCTTTGCTGATCAGTAAAAACTCTCTTCTCACAGTTTGCTCACCTGATCTCTCGCCTTGCGATCGTCCTCCGGCTGATGCGGTCTCCGTCCCATAAGCTCGTGTATGGCCAGCACAATTTCGCTCAGCTCGCCGCGACTGATGCGACCATCTCCATTGAGATCGTACAATTTGAAGGTCCAGCGCAGACGCTCGTAGACGGAGCCGCGCAACAGCGTCGATAAGGTGACGAGTAAGTCCTGTGAATATggatttaataatattgcaattattgtttcattattatattcgATGATTATGAGCATAATTACCCGAAAACTAATGGCGCCATTGCAATTAACATCGAAGGCTTTGAACACATAATGAGCATATAAACTGGAATCTGTGGTAATAGAAGAAGAATAAGGAGAAGCAGAAGAATGTTATGTTCGGCAACGATTTTAGTACTTTCAGATTGCCAGCGAGGGAAAAGGGCGAGGGAGGGGGGAGGGGGGAGGCAAGTGCAAGCACTCTTCCAAAAACTGGCGcacataaatgaaatgttggCTTAAGTGGCGCTTTATGACGCGCAGCTATAaaacaccacaaaaaaaaaagaaaaaaaaaacgaaaaacgcgAAGAACCCAAATAATGCCGGCAAGGGCATTGAATTCACacaagtacatatatatatatatatatatatatatgtatgtatgtacacttAAATACTTACTGCCATGTGGAAAGAATTTGGCGTAAATATCCTTAAAACAATCCTCGTGCACCACACCCTCGGGACATTCCTGCAATGGCAAAAACGAAATCTCTATGAAAATATGAGCGCAAAATATGGCATAGCGAAGTGGAAAGGGCATCGCGAATGTCAAAAGGGGTCGGGGCAAAAAATATGGTAGATGGGAAAtgagaaagggaaagggaacggggaaagggaaagggaataccaatggcagtggcaatggcaatgacaATGTAGAAAGCTCAGTTCTTACGCGTTATGAATCCCTATTAAAATAGGCTTTGAACTCATTGTTGAGCAGCGCTTCAGTCGCTGATGGGGGGAGGAGGGCGAATGAATGCTATtctataattcaaatttataaggCCGTAATGTCAAGTGTGCATTAAGCACCCTCTGCTTTATAGCAGatgataaaaatttattattatatctatAAACCTATTAATCTCTGCCTTGatctcctctttttttttgtctggaCGTCTAAGTAATtcaatatgtttttgtttttttatttatttataattaccGGGAAATTAAGAGGTATTAATTAGTCTTTGTACTGTTTATTTACTTCATATTTCTATCATTAcagtatttaatattactaTTCATAATACTGTATCTATAATATctataatactataatactataaaattataatactataatagTAAAGtactattacattttttatttgatttattgacTTTTTGAACCTAATAAATGTatgagaaaaataatttatttaatgaaaatttatcaCTTTAAATTCTAGTACTTAAACACGTCATTGAACTGTCAAAAACggaataaattaatatataaattcatcactttatttattaccaaacattgtatattatgttcattattcttattatacccgctatccatagggtagGGAAGcgtataataattttgtgcctgcaggataTGTATGCAACAGGCAGAGGAAGTAATCTCcaaaaagtttatatattcttggtCAACAGCCAAAACGATATAGTTATGCTCGTCTGTCATTCTGTCTTGTGTATAGCACAAAACGCCTGAAAATCTaaactattttgtatttttatttatattttggagGTAGAACAATAtcattatatcgatatatcgataccTTACTGTATTATATgtttagaatatggtttttttaaaaagaaaataataaaacagcGGGTCGAACACTATAGctttaatacttatttttttatcttaACAACTTATTTACTTCGATTAATTCCTTtttctaataaaatgtttgatatatatcaaataataataataataatatatcacCGTAgatattattcattatttagtCTGTCAAACAGTCAATACTagacaaataaaatcaattttggaGCAACCAATGAATAAATCAATCTATTCCTAAGACTCCTAGTTAAAATACCAAATCCTACGATATATTAAAAGTAGTTGCCGAAATATTTCTTGTGCTGTTAACAAGCTAGTCTCAAAGCCTCGCCACTAATAGTCTACTTTGCTATTCATTGTTGAGAATAACACACTCCACTTAATATAGTTGTTTTCTAAGAAAACTCGCTTTATTTGGAAATCTCTGGTGATAAATCAGCTGAAGAATGCCCAAAAGCGAGCATTGTTAAGCGTGTTTTTGCCCATCTAGGATTACTTTAGTGATTTGGCTCTGCTGTTGACCCACATTTGGCAACCTACGAGAAGAAATGTGAGCGTAATCGTATGAATGCatacgacacacacacacacacacactgagacacACTCGAACACTCACTTGTACTCACACTTACGCACACTTTCGTGCAATGAAATTCAAGACGCGTATGCATTAAATTGGCTGGCATTATTCGCGTCATCTCATTCTCTGGGCTGGCAGAAGTAAAAGCACTTTAGCTGCGCTTTTGCTCGGCAGTTGAGCTCATAAATTTGGAGTGTGCCAGCAgcaaattcatattcatattcgtattcatattcacagtcacattcacatttacgTTTACAGGAGGGGTAAATGAATTGCATTGCGTATGTGTCCACTTACCGTTTTAAATCCTCTATACATGACGCGGATTTCCTGCTTGGTGAACTTGGTTTGACGGCACAAATCCTCGAGAGCAACTGGGATGGGTTTAGGCACTCGTGTGTGTTCCAACTCGTAGACCACCTCCTCGATGGGGCTTTCCGGTGGTGATGCCATGCTTCTTAAATCTTatatgttgatgatgatgatgctgtttatgcaatttaattatattttataattcaattatgtGCGTCTATTTCAATTTGCCCTTTTCTGCGCAATatcaatttccattttcatttctcaggccaaattatattatattatattatatattatgtatatatatatttccttaaatatattcaatttctcGTCCTTGTGCAGAGGGAAGAAAAACTCTTTCAGTGATTATTCCGTTTTTGCGGTcgagtatatttttttatttttatttttttggcttcCTTCACCTTTGCATTTTGACGCGGCTAAGTCGCTAATGAGGCAAGCATTGCTGCAAggaaagaaagagacagaaaagagaaagagagagcagcaTGAGTAATAGGTCaggaaaaaaaccaaacttacATAAATCAGTGAGCCAAGCTAgcgcaacaaaataaaaagagaaagagagagagagagaaagcgcaAGGACGCTGCTCATCATCAAGCGTGGCTTGCGGTCTGTCagcgctgtgtgtgtgtgagtgagtgtgtgtgtcgttgGTTGTGTGTGTAAGGGTATTCTTGACTATTTGTTAAGGCCAACTTGCAGCTGCCGGAAgtgcaacttgttgttgttcgcagCCAAGCAACAATACAGCTTATAATAAGCGTGCCTTGTATATACTAAGGGctacattaagtatacgcagtgttTGCGCGCTGcacagaaaaacaacaagttgCGTGAATTGCAAGCCGTCAACATGCAAATGCTGATTATTATTGCGTGCCATAAATCAAAGCGAATCGAGTTATGCGCGCGCCTTGGCGTATGCAGCACCTATTTTCGCACGCCGCCATAGTCGATGGGCGGGGGTGAGAAGATGGTGGCGTGGCAGAACGTGGGTTGGCAGGAAGTTGGTTAAGCagtcttgttgttgctgctgctgcactttcTGCCTGTGGAAACCAGCAGCTGTCTGGGAAACTCAGATGATATTAATGAGCACTTTGCATGCAGACGAATTGAGTATGCGTCGTCAGAGATACCGCTTAATTGCACCACCAAATGGGGTAGTTTCGAGTGCGTGAGAATGCTGCCAATGCACTGCCACAACAATTTGCACACTTTAACTGCGGTTTAAGTGGCGCCGCACTGCAGAGCTCTGATAACGACTTTAACTACGCAActcctcaaagtatgctacactttttttaaagtgaattttaaGTATCCCAATGGATTAACAATTGTACTGTTAAATAAGTTATAAGAAAGAGTAATActgcttttaaattttaatagaacACTTATATTTTTGGGATTTAGAttctttaatttgaaaaacaacTTTGTATTCTCtaagtttaaattaaagattaaagaaatatttagttagttatacatttaaaataaaattaggaAAACATACTCAAATGtttctataataaaataaataactttttagttcaggaatttaaataaattatttattattttatttcaattctcaGTAGTagttaatttccattttataaCCATGAggtatttaaaaactttttttctcTTGTCTTAAGTAAAGTGAAGAATTTTTGTTCAatgtacattaaaaaaaataacaaatgctaataaataatatataatttatttgccactttcagtttttagtttaaaagATAAGTTTATATTCTCTAATTTTAATACTTAATGTCacccaaaacaaataaaacatacccaaatttattgtattaaattatgaaactcttgtattctaaaattaaaataaataatttagaatttcatttcgattcacagtctttaatttaaatcttaTAACCATCAGAtacattacaatttttaatctcttatttaaaatataaaaaaatgaattctaTGCAAtgtctttaattttaaaataaaaagtagtaGCCatgcaattcatttaatttaagtaataGAACTTAATTTGAAATCCAATtcaagtagaagaagaagtatTTAGTAGTCGCACATTCCCCATTTGACGTATTGAAATTGGTTTATGTAAGCTTcgatattatatatatattgatgtGAAGGACAAATTGGAGAGTTGGCTGCAAATTGTGAATTTGATGCATCACTCTTTTTGAGCGTAGTCAAGCATTTTGAGAGCTGTCAAAATGCGCAACTTTATGAAACTGTAACTATGTAGTTACGAGTATTGCTGAAATTCAGAGACAACCTCGAGCGAGAAAAAGTTGATCGCATTTCTGTGTCCACTTGAGTCAATAGCTTGACCTCTTTGGCTTTGACAAAATGCAATAGCGCTTCAATGTTTGAAATGTGCTCAAGAGCGAGTGCCGGAAACTTTTGCactattttccatttccattttacactcatacacacacacatacacccacacaaCTTTGTCTGTGTGCTCTtgggtttgtttttgtgtgaaaGACTGAGCGAGTGAGTGGTGGGCGTGAGAGTTGTGCTATCAAACGGACGGTAGACAGCGCGTTCCATTTGCCAAGTCAGGGCTATTTTTCAGCTGAAATTGATAAATCCAGCAGATTGTGTGTGGGGGAGGGGAAATAGGTCACAGCGACGCCGGAAAT
Coding sequences:
- the LOC133835873 gene encoding Kv channel-interacting protein 1, translated to MASPPESPIEEVVYELEHTRVPKPIPVALEDLCRQTKFTKQEIRVMYRGFKTECPEGVVHEDCFKDIYAKFFPHGNSSLYAHYVFKAFDVNCNGAISFRDLLVTLSTLLRGSVYERLRWTFKLYDLNGDGRISRGELSEIVLAIHELMGRRPHQPEDDRKARDQVDRVFRKLDLNQDGIITIEEFLEACLKDDLVTRSLQMFDNDL